Proteins encoded together in one Terriglobus saanensis SP1PR4 window:
- a CDS encoding XRE family transcriptional regulator — translation MANKTLSYDSIANELMTPASRARAKKRANAILKRMTLDELRKDRKMTQGKLAVAMKMEQSEVSRLEKRAEVKLGTLRNYVSALGGYIEIRAVFPDKNVEIALAE, via the coding sequence ATGGCAAACAAGACCCTCTCCTACGACAGCATCGCCAACGAGCTGATGACTCCGGCCAGCCGTGCCCGCGCAAAAAAGCGCGCCAACGCCATCCTCAAACGCATGACGCTCGATGAACTGCGCAAGGACCGTAAGATGACTCAGGGAAAACTCGCGGTCGCTATGAAGATGGAGCAAAGCGAAGTTTCCCGCCTCGAAAAGCGGGCCGAAGTCAAACTCGGAACACTGCGTAACTATGTCAGCGCTCTTGGCGGATACATCGAAATTCGCGCCGTCTTCCCAGATAAAAACGTTGAAATCGCGCTCGCCGAATAG
- a CDS encoding RepB family DNA primase: MSQIAVSFLRRCFAPEETIAILLRRQDAAAPMQRVVRLERVLETRYMAWLSYENQHGRNNIYVAANPLRPGSRKRTKECIASVRHLYLDIDTDGDARLAVLRTSDMVPPPTSVLSTSPGKYQVLWRVEDFHFSQQEQTLKLLAIAFGGDPACTDCNRVLRIPGFLNRKYYPAYRVTVEYPDDSIWTPNDFEIDTGAVDAMLFAQEIPSHRSLGKHSNSESDWAWVSHELANGKDAVKLTRELASRRSDKPNPLYYAQRTVDVASARLWLIEGVGIEDVITMLESRRRSELPAALCFARAREIAVTAQRMIAHNKSA, encoded by the coding sequence ATGAGTCAAATTGCCGTCAGCTTCCTCAGACGTTGTTTCGCCCCGGAAGAGACCATCGCGATCCTGCTACGCAGGCAGGACGCCGCTGCTCCCATGCAACGAGTCGTGCGGTTGGAGCGGGTTTTGGAGACCCGGTATATGGCGTGGCTCTCTTATGAGAACCAGCATGGTCGCAACAATATCTATGTTGCTGCCAATCCTTTGCGCCCCGGTAGCCGGAAGCGGACCAAAGAGTGCATCGCTTCCGTCCGGCATCTGTACCTCGACATTGACACGGACGGGGATGCCCGACTCGCTGTGCTCCGTACATCGGATATGGTGCCGCCGCCCACCTCGGTTCTCTCCACGTCGCCCGGGAAATATCAGGTGCTTTGGAGGGTCGAAGACTTCCACTTCTCCCAGCAGGAACAGACTCTCAAGCTGCTCGCCATTGCCTTCGGCGGCGATCCGGCTTGCACGGATTGCAACCGTGTTCTCCGCATCCCCGGTTTCCTGAATCGGAAGTACTATCCAGCGTACCGAGTCACGGTCGAATATCCCGACGATTCCATCTGGACTCCCAATGACTTCGAGATTGATACGGGCGCTGTCGATGCCATGCTTTTCGCTCAGGAAATTCCTTCGCACAGGTCACTCGGAAAGCACAGCAATTCGGAGAGCGATTGGGCGTGGGTTTCCCATGAGCTTGCCAACGGCAAAGATGCCGTGAAGCTGACACGGGAGTTGGCTTCGCGGCGCTCCGATAAACCCAACCCTCTGTACTACGCCCAGCGCACCGTCGATGTTGCTTCGGCTCGGCTTTGGCTCATCGAAGGCGTCGGCATTGAGGACGTGATTACGATGCTCGAATCCCGCCGTCGCTCCGAGCTTCCCGCCGCGCTTTGCTTCGCTCGTGCGCGGGAGATTGCAGTCACGGCACAACGCATGATTGCCCATAACAAGTCCGCCTGA
- the mobF gene encoding MobF family relaxase — MLNISKPLSASQAQTYHAKEFTAAEQNYWKQGDTIQGEWHGKLADEFGLSGPVGAAEFTRLSEGQHPETGKQLVSHHVVHEYKNADGKVVSPVEHRAGWDATFSAPKSISLTALVGGDDRVREAHREAVNVALNELERYTQARIGGNNPAETTGKLAAAKFEHDTARPVDGYAAPQLHTHVVVFNMTERDSGNMRALQPHSLFESQQFATAVYQSHLTYKLRDLGYEIEAGKSGAPDIRGYTADYLEASSPRRQQIEEALSRSGFTGPEAAQIAAHNTRDKKVILSPDEVLAAHKQIADEFGNQADRVVAEARQRRMEQTQERLPNERHQQVREAVTFARDKGFEREAVVDERALYVDALRRGMGEMTYPEVRASFEARVASGEFKAVLANAHDAGRRFTTAATIKAENEIVQKVQDGRSRAPQIMAIESAVPLVDSRPHFNPAQKRVVEEVLTSYDRVQGLQGRAGSGKTSVLAIIREGAEQNGYAVEGFAPTSRAAKQLRDAGLRADTLQRFLAGGGLQAASDPANKHLYMVDESSLASTQQMRDFLNKIAPQDKVLLIGDTRQHQGVDAGKPFEQLQEAGMRTAQLDQIMRQKDAGLLKAVEHLSNNETALGVEMLSQQGRITEIVDPEQRVAAIAKEYASHPENTLIVSPDNASRRAINQAVRQKLQTLGVVDGKDHSMRVLIPRNDMTGADREWAARYQPGDVLHYVRGSKEHGIEAKSYAQVVTTNPAENLVTVRKEDGQQVSYDPARLRGIAAYRQIEREFSIGDKIQFTAPQRDLQVANRDLGTIQSIGDDRKFNVRMDGTKDRVVRFDANEMRHFDHGYAVTSHSSQGLTSERVLVNMDTGVHPELINSRFAYVSVSRASHNAHIYTNDAVNLARTLSHDASKTSALDVLRAQPPVPSALKEQGKIITNNSGPGLGLAI, encoded by the coding sequence ATGCTGAATATCTCGAAGCCACTCTCCGCCAGCCAGGCACAGACCTACCACGCCAAGGAGTTCACCGCCGCCGAGCAGAACTACTGGAAGCAAGGCGACACCATACAGGGTGAATGGCATGGAAAGCTGGCCGATGAATTTGGTTTGTCGGGACCCGTAGGCGCAGCGGAGTTTACCCGTCTATCCGAAGGCCAGCACCCGGAGACCGGCAAGCAGTTGGTTTCGCATCACGTCGTTCATGAATACAAGAACGCGGATGGGAAAGTGGTATCTCCCGTCGAGCACCGTGCCGGATGGGACGCTACCTTTTCCGCCCCGAAGTCCATCTCTCTTACCGCGCTTGTCGGGGGCGATGACCGCGTGCGCGAAGCACACCGTGAAGCCGTAAACGTGGCTTTGAATGAGTTGGAGCGGTATACGCAGGCCCGCATCGGCGGCAACAATCCTGCCGAGACGACCGGAAAGCTTGCGGCCGCAAAGTTCGAGCATGACACCGCCCGCCCGGTAGATGGCTACGCTGCTCCTCAGCTCCACACCCATGTCGTCGTGTTCAATATGACAGAACGCGACAGCGGCAATATGCGAGCCTTGCAGCCGCATTCTCTGTTTGAAAGCCAGCAGTTCGCTACTGCCGTCTATCAATCCCACCTCACGTACAAGTTGCGCGATCTCGGTTATGAAATCGAAGCGGGCAAGAGCGGCGCACCAGACATAAGGGGCTACACAGCGGACTACCTTGAGGCATCCAGCCCACGCCGCCAGCAGATCGAAGAGGCGCTAAGCCGCAGTGGTTTCACCGGCCCGGAGGCCGCGCAGATCGCGGCACACAACACCCGCGATAAGAAGGTCATCCTGTCTCCCGATGAAGTCCTGGCCGCGCATAAACAGATTGCCGACGAGTTCGGCAACCAGGCGGACAGGGTTGTGGCCGAGGCGCGGCAGCGGCGGATGGAACAGACACAAGAGCGCCTTCCAAACGAAAGGCACCAGCAAGTACGGGAGGCTGTCACCTTCGCCCGCGATAAAGGGTTCGAGCGTGAGGCCGTCGTAGACGAACGTGCTCTCTACGTGGATGCGTTGCGTCGAGGCATGGGCGAGATGACCTATCCGGAGGTCCGCGCCAGCTTCGAGGCGCGTGTTGCCTCCGGCGAGTTCAAAGCAGTTCTCGCAAACGCGCATGATGCCGGGCGCAGGTTCACCACCGCGGCGACCATCAAGGCTGAAAATGAAATCGTTCAGAAGGTTCAGGACGGACGGAGCCGAGCGCCGCAGATCATGGCGATTGAGAGCGCAGTCCCGCTCGTGGACTCGCGCCCTCATTTCAATCCCGCTCAAAAGAGAGTTGTCGAGGAAGTTCTTACATCGTATGACCGGGTGCAAGGACTACAGGGGCGGGCCGGATCGGGTAAGACCTCAGTTTTGGCGATCATACGCGAAGGAGCCGAGCAGAATGGCTACGCCGTCGAAGGTTTTGCACCGACATCGCGTGCTGCGAAGCAGCTCCGTGACGCTGGTCTTAGGGCTGACACCTTGCAGCGTTTCCTCGCGGGCGGCGGTCTGCAGGCCGCCAGCGATCCCGCAAATAAGCACCTTTATATGGTTGATGAATCCTCTCTGGCATCGACGCAACAGATGCGCGACTTCCTGAATAAGATTGCTCCGCAGGATAAGGTTCTGCTGATTGGCGACACGCGCCAGCATCAGGGTGTCGATGCGGGCAAGCCCTTCGAGCAGTTGCAAGAGGCGGGCATGAGAACCGCGCAGCTTGACCAGATCATGCGCCAGAAGGACGCTGGACTGCTGAAAGCCGTCGAGCATCTGTCCAACAATGAAACCGCTCTCGGTGTCGAGATGCTTTCGCAGCAGGGACGCATTACCGAAATCGTTGACCCGGAGCAACGTGTCGCGGCCATCGCGAAAGAGTATGCCTCGCATCCTGAAAACACACTTATCGTCTCACCCGACAACGCCTCGCGCCGCGCCATCAACCAGGCGGTGCGGCAGAAGTTGCAGACCCTTGGCGTCGTGGACGGCAAAGACCATTCCATGCGCGTGCTTATACCGCGCAACGATATGACCGGAGCCGACCGCGAGTGGGCTGCACGCTATCAGCCCGGGGACGTTCTCCATTACGTTCGCGGCAGCAAAGAGCATGGCATCGAGGCCAAAAGCTATGCCCAGGTCGTCACGACGAATCCGGCTGAAAACCTTGTTACCGTGCGGAAAGAAGACGGCCAACAAGTGAGCTACGACCCGGCACGGTTGCGTGGCATCGCCGCTTACCGCCAGATCGAGCGTGAATTTTCTATTGGAGACAAAATCCAATTCACGGCTCCTCAAAGGGACTTGCAGGTTGCCAATCGAGATCTCGGCACCATCCAGAGCATCGGAGACGACCGAAAGTTCAACGTCCGGATGGATGGCACGAAAGACAGAGTTGTGCGCTTCGATGCGAACGAGATGCGGCACTTCGATCATGGCTACGCCGTGACTTCGCATAGCTCACAGGGCCTCACTTCAGAACGCGTGCTGGTGAACATGGATACTGGCGTTCATCCCGAATTGATAAACAGCAGGTTTGCATATGTATCTGTCTCTCGCGCCTCGCACAATGCGCATATCTACACCAACGATGCTGTTAATCTCGCGCGGACTTTGAGCCACGATGCGTCGAAGACCTCGGCACTGGACGTCCTACGCGCACAACCTCCTGTTCCGAGCGCTCTTAAAGAGCAAGGAAAGATCATCACGAACAATTCCGGTCCTGGGCTTGGTTTGGCAATCTGA
- a CDS encoding phosphopantetheine-binding protein — MQIAINSTADIEALLIKLIKEGNPETPAEVVESKTVPFKDIKGFDSLSALEILTELEEETGIHVEDDIFYVDVKPKKFRSIQETASAIWATLQKGGKQHA; from the coding sequence ATGCAAATCGCGATCAATTCGACGGCGGATATCGAAGCTCTTCTGATCAAACTCATCAAGGAAGGTAATCCTGAAACGCCAGCAGAAGTTGTGGAATCGAAGACTGTCCCGTTCAAAGACATTAAGGGCTTCGATAGTCTGTCGGCACTCGAAATCCTCACAGAACTGGAAGAGGAGACCGGAATTCATGTTGAGGATGACATCTTCTACGTCGACGTAAAACCCAAGAAGTTCCGCTCGATTCAGGAAACCGCATCAGCGATATGGGCAACACTCCAGAAGGGAGGAAAACAACATGCCTGA
- a CDS encoding CpaF family protein, translating into MSFELILPFFPEELRALLLDPSISDLMINGTTGVYADRDGVVEHIALSTPYTNDRLQAAIERVARLLGQDLTSQNPILNTRLPDGSRVAVVGSPSSINGPTLTVRKFNRWFTSEELIASGSLPEEIRDAVVGFIGERKNGIISGGTGSGKTTLMKALLDHVPLRERLIVIEQPAELKITHPNAVRWEAVEAIPGQVAVTPSQLVAAALRHRPDRIIMGEIRDECGYDLLQAMNTGHGGTLSTIHAKSAWDALNRLSDLALSARANLNHSFIRSETAEAIDFVLYCERDHAGRRRVRELIAVKGYSHVDQSFETEDIYRASSAAAAA; encoded by the coding sequence GTGAGCTTCGAGCTGATATTGCCGTTCTTTCCCGAAGAGTTGCGGGCGCTTCTGCTTGACCCATCAATCTCGGATTTGATGATTAATGGGACAACCGGCGTCTACGCGGATCGTGACGGTGTGGTCGAGCATATTGCGCTCTCCACGCCGTATACGAACGACCGCTTACAGGCTGCAATTGAGCGGGTTGCCCGCCTGCTTGGGCAAGACCTCACCAGCCAGAATCCCATCCTGAATACCCGCCTGCCGGACGGCTCCCGCGTCGCCGTCGTCGGCTCGCCATCTTCCATCAATGGCCCTACGTTAACCGTGCGCAAATTCAATCGCTGGTTTACGTCGGAGGAGTTGATTGCATCGGGAAGTTTGCCAGAGGAGATTCGGGATGCGGTCGTGGGGTTCATTGGAGAGCGGAAGAACGGCATTATCAGCGGCGGAACTGGCAGTGGGAAGACAACTTTGATGAAAGCCCTGCTGGACCATGTGCCATTGCGGGAACGGCTCATTGTGATCGAGCAGCCAGCCGAGCTAAAGATAACGCATCCGAACGCGGTTCGGTGGGAAGCAGTCGAGGCCATCCCCGGCCAGGTTGCGGTGACTCCGAGCCAGCTTGTCGCCGCCGCTCTGCGCCATCGTCCCGACCGCATCATCATGGGCGAGATACGCGACGAATGCGGCTACGACCTGTTGCAAGCCATGAATACAGGGCATGGCGGAACGCTTTCGACCATCCATGCAAAGTCCGCATGGGATGCCCTCAATCGGCTGTCCGATTTGGCCCTGAGTGCGCGGGCCAATCTCAACCACTCTTTCATTCGTTCGGAGACGGCCGAGGCCATCGACTTTGTACTGTACTGCGAGCGCGATCATGCGGGTCGACGCAGGGTACGCGAGCTTATTGCCGTGAAGGGGTACAGCCATGTAGACCAGTCCTTCGAGACAGAGGACATCTACCGCGCTTCCTCTGCGGCAGCGGCAGCATGA
- a CDS encoding type IV secretion system protein encodes MVSVALLALALPSASSGVDWLYQFTNNLTNLTTQNGGALTQLGLTELACISLFTLISLVINWNTTSMTFRFHAQPVHAGDLVNFLLRLIICCLLENYWVNPFPGASFGINHFFSYIAQAMVAAFDQNSLDNLLQLLKTAGDNTAMPSLMAPVQILCYFVVQGLLGIASAILFVINCSAFILYGVTALFGPIFIPLLMTKTFRAKFFHFLDVLISFAMIRAVAAAFIFVWGGFMNAFIQQTFNGNYSMEMWLANLIPCIMVFVAFIVNMLFIPSMTQAIFGGAAGMAESITKVAGTAASLGMSGGG; translated from the coding sequence ATGGTTTCCGTGGCTCTATTAGCGCTGGCGCTTCCAAGCGCAAGTTCGGGCGTCGATTGGCTGTACCAGTTCACCAACAATCTGACCAACCTCACCACCCAGAACGGTGGGGCGTTGACGCAGCTTGGACTCACGGAGCTGGCTTGCATCTCTCTCTTTACGCTTATCAGTCTGGTCATCAACTGGAATACCACCAGCATGACCTTTCGTTTTCATGCCCAGCCTGTCCATGCAGGTGATTTGGTCAACTTCCTTCTTCGGCTCATCATCTGCTGCCTACTGGAAAACTATTGGGTTAATCCGTTCCCCGGCGCGAGCTTCGGCATCAATCACTTCTTCAGCTACATCGCTCAGGCTATGGTTGCCGCCTTCGATCAAAACTCCCTGGACAATCTCCTCCAGCTTTTGAAAACCGCTGGCGACAATACCGCGATGCCGTCGCTTATGGCTCCAGTTCAGATCCTTTGCTACTTCGTCGTGCAAGGGCTTCTCGGCATCGCGTCGGCGATCCTGTTCGTGATTAATTGCAGCGCTTTCATCCTTTATGGCGTTACCGCGCTATTCGGTCCTATCTTCATCCCTTTGCTGATGACCAAGACATTTCGAGCAAAGTTCTTTCACTTCCTCGACGTACTCATTAGCTTTGCGATGATCCGCGCCGTTGCCGCTGCGTTCATCTTCGTGTGGGGCGGCTTTATGAACGCCTTTATCCAACAGACCTTCAATGGAAATTATTCGATGGAGATGTGGCTTGCGAACCTGATCCCGTGCATCATGGTGTTTGTCGCGTTCATTGTGAACATGCTCTTCATTCCGAGCATGACTCAAGCCATCTTCGGTGGTGCGGCGGGAATGGCTGAAAGCATCACGAAAGTTGCTGGCACGGCTGCATCGCTAGGAATGTCAGGAGGAGGATAA
- a CDS encoding VirB8/TrbF family protein: MSTPTVPIDTSLTPGQVLLTDQIGNEVYASHYAERKAYRLILACETVLLCGAMWSSWSLAHRPVVNRYVRIDEMYRAQAIQYSDLNYSPREGEVRTYLMDWANYRYSVSRDTIAKKYPLNYYFLSGNLASQLMTEDNQNRLVSQVVGGQIEQSDVEVKNVTITSMSQETVQGAVMARGTALLSLDKLYSPSHSREPRTEHWMLSLTYYLNPKQVSDQAKVYPQYEFINPLGLTITEFHENRVSVDPTAPGAAAATANGAAR; encoded by the coding sequence ATGTCCACACCCACAGTCCCCATTGATACATCCTTGACGCCGGGGCAAGTCCTGCTTACGGATCAGATCGGCAACGAGGTCTATGCCTCACACTATGCCGAACGCAAAGCCTACCGTCTCATCCTCGCCTGCGAAACCGTTCTGCTTTGTGGGGCGATGTGGTCGAGCTGGTCACTTGCCCATCGCCCCGTAGTGAACCGGTACGTTCGCATCGACGAGATGTACCGTGCGCAGGCCATCCAATACAGCGACCTGAATTACAGCCCGCGTGAGGGCGAAGTTCGGACATATCTGATGGATTGGGCGAACTACCGATATAGCGTCAGCCGCGACACCATCGCCAAAAAATATCCGCTCAACTACTACTTTCTGTCCGGCAATCTTGCCTCCCAGTTAATGACCGAAGACAACCAGAACCGCCTTGTCTCACAGGTCGTTGGCGGGCAGATCGAGCAGAGCGACGTGGAGGTGAAGAACGTCACCATCACATCCATGTCGCAGGAGACCGTGCAGGGCGCTGTCATGGCACGCGGTACGGCCCTACTGAGTTTGGACAAGCTCTACTCCCCGAGTCACTCGCGGGAGCCGAGGACGGAGCATTGGATGCTCAGTCTGACGTACTACCTGAATCCCAAACAGGTGAGTGACCAGGCCAAAGTCTACCCACAATATGAGTTCATCAATCCACTGGGATTGACCATTACAGAGTTCCACGAGAACCGTGTCTCCGTTGACCCAACTGCTCCCGGAGCCGCCGCAGCCACGGCAAACGGAGCGGCGCGGTGA
- a CDS encoding DUF1643 domain-containing protein — protein sequence MPQRTFFEERTVQHDPGGKVRRSLALGVRGAALFGGDQKQYRYVLRRTWNIHLPAFMFLMMNPSTADTSVDDPTVARCQAFARKWGGGSLYVTNTFAYRATDPRDLLAAPDPVGPENDRHILATAYRVSRIIIAYGQPHRALRQRGLDVCALLRGNGHKLHALKLNADGSPRHPLYINGEAEPFVI from the coding sequence ATGCCACAACGTACATTCTTCGAGGAACGCACAGTGCAGCACGATCCAGGCGGCAAAGTCCGTCGTTCGCTCGCCCTCGGTGTCAGAGGAGCGGCCTTATTCGGCGGCGACCAAAAGCAATACCGCTACGTCTTGCGACGCACTTGGAATATTCATCTTCCCGCGTTCATGTTCCTGATGATGAATCCCTCTACGGCAGACACCTCTGTCGATGACCCTACGGTGGCACGATGCCAAGCCTTCGCTCGAAAATGGGGTGGTGGCAGCCTTTATGTGACGAACACCTTCGCTTATCGAGCAACCGATCCGCGCGACCTTCTAGCCGCGCCTGATCCTGTCGGGCCTGAAAACGATAGGCATATCTTGGCCACGGCTTATCGCGTGAGCAGAATCATTATTGCCTATGGCCAGCCCCACCGAGCCCTGCGGCAGAGGGGCCTCGACGTATGCGCACTGTTGCGAGGCAATGGGCATAAACTTCATGCCCTGAAGCTCAATGCTGATGGCTCCCCAAGGCATCCTTTGTACATCAACGGCGAAGCAGAGCCCTTCGTGATTTAG
- a CDS encoding type II toxin-antitoxin system RelE/ParE family toxin has protein sequence MAYEVRATPEFREWMLTLTLEERESFDTAVNLLREKGPVLARPYVDTVKGSAFPNMKELRTAHDKHLALRAFFAFDPKRSAILLIGGDKHGRRGFYEKLIRKADELYREHLHTLKK, from the coding sequence ATGGCTTACGAGGTTCGCGCAACGCCTGAGTTTCGGGAATGGATGCTGACCCTCACTCTGGAAGAACGAGAATCGTTCGATACAGCCGTAAATCTTCTTAGGGAAAAAGGCCCAGTTCTTGCACGGCCCTACGTCGATACCGTCAAGGGATCGGCCTTTCCTAATATGAAGGAGCTGCGCACCGCGCACGACAAGCATCTGGCGCTTCGCGCATTCTTTGCCTTCGATCCGAAACGTTCCGCCATCCTGCTCATCGGTGGCGACAAGCATGGGCGGCGCGGCTTTTACGAGAAGTTGATTCGCAAAGCTGATGAACTCTACCGCGAACACCTGCACACGCTGAAGAAGTAA
- a CDS encoding single-stranded DNA-binding protein translates to MYLNKAILMGFLGGDAVVRTGKNNKPFTTLSLATKESYKDKETGKYNERTEWHNLIVFGKLAEFAGKLKKGAHIQIEGKIQHSEYKGVQTDTIRVTSILKLDRAERVAAEEEFDEITEEDVAA, encoded by the coding sequence ATGTACCTGAACAAAGCAATCCTCATGGGCTTCCTCGGCGGCGATGCAGTCGTTCGCACCGGCAAAAACAACAAACCGTTCACCACGCTTTCCCTTGCAACCAAGGAGTCCTATAAGGACAAAGAGACCGGCAAGTACAACGAGCGCACCGAGTGGCATAACCTCATCGTCTTCGGCAAGCTGGCCGAGTTCGCAGGCAAGCTCAAGAAGGGCGCTCACATCCAAATCGAGGGCAAGATTCAGCACTCGGAATACAAGGGCGTGCAGACCGACACGATCCGGGTGACTTCCATCCTCAAGCTCGACCGCGCAGAGCGGGTTGCCGCCGAGGAAGAGTTCGATGAGATCACTGAAGAGGACGTGGCCGCATAG
- a CDS encoding type IV secretion system DNA-binding domain-containing protein yields MAKTTWGRKETIIWPQNRPIYTYGAIFAAIVLTLLSVYGRLRLIGTPLQRFYTPVYVRTSIFGSFSRTHRSQYRMLFLAGRGIKPSPAINDDVVRGKTVELEGRIIPLALSSVALQHGDDLLFRGPVRSYVDARLCDYLKVSIYKGNDLSTLLKAPLLCGAGLFLVLLPFAVTMDVKRQKELKYGRRLKGPERLTPQEFNRTVKGTGIGFKSDGMKEMIRIPAKAEAQHMQIIGDTGAGKSAMLFQVLRQVRGRDDSAIVYDPAREFVKRFYDPSRGDVILNPLDKRCPYWGPAEELRSRSEAKALAASLFQPPQDRKGEFFIESPQKIFAFLMAYGPTPDELVQWMSNPDEIDRRLQGTEHAHLIDPRAHQQRAGVLGSLGLVADSLRLLPKREEGNGAWTATEWAEKRQGWVFITSLPAEREALRPLQSLWIDWLVLRLLNEPTKDQKRVWFVIDELASLQKLPQLHTAITEGRKGQNPVVLGFQGKAQLEYLYGHLAEVMLSQPATSVWLTTKEPNAGEWVSKFIGKVEIERLRETHFDGTRAGHNFTIERQVEPLVLESEISGLPDLHAFMKYQNYVTFFSFPYFDMPEIAKPFELRERKDDKLPYDPKTVRSHRPLTELKQEPEASAPAPIEPVASEAIEPEISAVPAEHEEQNVITHG; encoded by the coding sequence ATGGCAAAGACTACGTGGGGACGCAAAGAAACAATCATCTGGCCACAGAACCGGCCCATCTATACCTATGGCGCGATCTTCGCCGCCATCGTTCTAACGCTTCTGTCTGTGTATGGCCGCCTGCGGTTGATTGGTACGCCCTTGCAGCGGTTCTACACGCCGGTTTATGTTCGTACTTCCATCTTCGGATCATTTAGCCGCACGCACCGCAGCCAATACCGGATGCTCTTTCTGGCCGGACGTGGCATCAAGCCGAGCCCAGCCATTAATGATGATGTAGTGCGTGGCAAGACCGTGGAGCTTGAAGGCCGAATCATCCCTCTGGCCCTTTCTTCGGTTGCGCTCCAGCATGGTGACGACTTGCTCTTTCGCGGCCCGGTACGAAGCTACGTGGACGCCCGGTTGTGCGACTACCTCAAGGTGTCTATCTATAAAGGTAACGACCTGTCCACCCTCTTGAAAGCTCCGCTACTTTGTGGCGCGGGCCTCTTTCTGGTACTCCTGCCGTTCGCCGTCACGATGGACGTGAAGCGGCAAAAAGAATTGAAGTACGGGCGGCGACTGAAAGGTCCGGAACGGCTCACGCCGCAGGAGTTCAATCGGACCGTCAAGGGTACGGGCATTGGCTTCAAAAGCGATGGCATGAAAGAGATGATTCGGATTCCTGCAAAGGCCGAAGCACAGCACATGCAGATCATCGGGGACACCGGCGCGGGCAAGTCCGCGATGCTATTTCAGGTGCTCCGTCAGGTCCGTGGGCGGGACGATTCGGCCATCGTGTATGACCCGGCACGCGAGTTCGTGAAGCGGTTCTACGATCCATCGCGGGGTGACGTGATCCTGAATCCTCTGGACAAACGCTGCCCCTATTGGGGGCCAGCCGAGGAGCTGCGCAGCCGCTCTGAAGCAAAGGCCCTCGCCGCATCTCTCTTCCAGCCGCCGCAGGATCGGAAGGGCGAATTCTTTATAGAGTCGCCGCAGAAAATCTTTGCCTTCCTGATGGCCTATGGGCCGACGCCGGACGAGCTGGTGCAGTGGATGTCGAATCCCGATGAGATAGACCGCAGGCTCCAGGGTACAGAACATGCCCACCTGATCGACCCGCGAGCCCATCAACAGCGTGCGGGTGTTCTCGGCTCTCTCGGTCTCGTGGCGGACAGCTTACGTTTGCTTCCAAAGAGAGAGGAAGGCAATGGCGCATGGACGGCAACCGAGTGGGCCGAGAAGCGGCAGGGTTGGGTTTTTATTACCTCGCTTCCAGCCGAGCGCGAAGCTCTCCGACCATTGCAAAGTCTGTGGATTGACTGGCTTGTTTTACGGCTGTTGAATGAGCCGACCAAAGACCAGAAGCGTGTCTGGTTTGTGATCGACGAGCTGGCCAGCTTGCAGAAGTTGCCCCAGCTTCATACCGCGATCACCGAAGGCAGAAAGGGCCAGAACCCGGTCGTGCTTGGCTTCCAGGGCAAAGCTCAGTTGGAGTACCTGTATGGGCATCTGGCCGAGGTGATGCTGTCGCAGCCTGCGACCAGTGTCTGGCTGACGACGAAAGAACCGAATGCAGGCGAATGGGTGTCGAAATTCATCGGCAAGGTCGAGATCGAGCGTCTACGCGAGACGCACTTCGACGGCACACGAGCCGGTCATAACTTCACCATCGAGCGGCAGGTTGAGCCGCTTGTGTTGGAGTCGGAAATTTCCGGCCTGCCGGATCTTCATGCCTTCATGAAATATCAGAACTACGTGACCTTCTTTTCATTCCCGTACTTCGATATGCCCGAGATTGCCAAGCCTTTCGAGCTACGCGAGCGCAAGGACGACAAGCTGCCTTACGACCCGAAAACCGTGCGAAGTCACAGGCCGCTCACGGAATTGAAACAGGAACCAGAAGCATCCGCTCCGGCACCCATCGAGCCTGTTGCCTCGGAAGCGATCGAGCCGGAGATTTCCGCTGTCCCGGCTGAGCACGAAGAACAGAATGTGATTACGCACGGTTGA